The Armatimonadota bacterium genomic interval GGCCACGTCGTCGTAGAATCCCTCGATCAGGATGTTCTCCTGCCGGTCCTTGAGCGTCCCCAGTGCCCAGACCAGCCGCCACGCGGGGTTGGGGACGATCGTGGCCAGCGAGGAGTGCAGGTCGCGGTTGGCCGCGCGCGCCCGCAGTTCCACGTAACAGATCCCCTTTACGCCCAGGTAGAGGTTGGGGGTCTCCTGGTGGTCCTTGCCGCCCGACTCCCACAGGCAGCCGTCCGCCCGGAACAGGCTCGCATGGTGGTGCGCGTAGCGGGGCAGGTTGACACTGCCGATCTCCTCTTCGCCCTCTACCAGGAACTTCACCGTGACCGGGATCCGCCCGCGCACGTCGTGCAGGGCACGTATCGCGCTCAGCCGTGCCACCAGATTCCCCTTGGTGTCGGCCACGCCGCGACCGTACAGCTTGCCGTTGCGGATCTGCGGGTCGAACGGATCAGACTGCCACTCCTCGAGGGGTTCGGGAGGCTGTACATCGTAGTGCTCGTAGATGAGCAACGTCTTTGAGGCGTGCCCCGGGATCTCGCCGTACACGAGCGGGGCAGCTCCCTCCAGACGGAGCACCTGAGTGCGCGCTCCGGCTTCTTCGAGCATCCTCGCCACCAGGTGCGCGCACTCCTCGATTCCGATGCCCTGGGCAGCGACGCTCGGCTGCCGCACCAGGCGCTGCAGTTGGGCGAGGTAGTCGTCCGCGTTGCGTTCGATGTGGTCGAAGACGTCCTTCATGGGCCTCCCGTTTTCTGACAAGCGTCGTAGGTGGACGGTGGAGAGCCGATTACGAACACAGGATACGGGGACGGCTCGCCTCGCGCAAAGCGGTCTTCCCAGGGTCGCAGCGCCCGGATCAGCCCTGCGACGTCCAGACCCAGGCAGCCTGAGGCGTAGGGGGTCAGCTTGTCGACGGCGCGGCGCAGCAGCGTGACCGCGCCGTGCCGGTTGCCCTTCTCGTGGTGGTAGAAGGCGGCGCCGACTTGGATGAGGCCGTGATAGAAGGCCCGATCCGGTCCCTGCATCTGCCGCCACACACCCTCGAAATATTCGTGGCACGAAAAGAACAGCCCGCAGTCCAGCAGAACCAGACCGCGGTACAGTACGTCCGGCAGCCGATCGTGCGACGGATGCCGGTGCAGGTGGGCGACCGCGCGGTACAGCCGCCGTGCCTGCGGCGCGAAGTAGCCCCAGTGGGGCCGGTGGGCGCGGGGTAGGGCGATGCGGTCGCCGCCGCGCCAGAGGATGCGTCTGCGGGTGGCGGGCCGCAGGTCGGCGGGGTCGAGCCGCCAGCCGATCGGTGCCGCGAGTTGCCGCGCGCTGACCCTCACGGTGCTTAGCGACACCGCCTCGCCAGCCGACGCGATGGCCGCGTACGCGCCGAGCCAGGCGGTGCACCGCGCCTGGTGGGGAGTGGCCACCGCTTCGAGGGTGAGTTCGCTGAGCGCGTGCTTGAGTCGGATGTACAAGGCGGTTTTCCGACGCGGGCGGCGCCTACGTCCCGGCGGAGCCGGTTTCCAGCAGGCGGCGCAGCGCATCCGGGTCGAACTGGGGCAGGGAGCAGGACGTCCCCACGCACACGAACGCGGCGGCCCCACCGCCCGTGCGCTCGGCCATCGCGCGCACGGGCGGTAGGAGGTCCTCGTGCGCAGACTTCCGTTGGACAATCCTGTCCGGATGCGCGGCGCGCCAAGCGGCCGCATGCAGGGCGTGCGCCGCGGGATCCGCCCGGTCGCCGACGACGACCACGTGCGCACCGGGCCGCAGGTGGCGGCTGGCGGCCAGGAAGTACGTCGCCGCGAAGTAGCCATGGGCGGAGGCCGTCTGGCCGAAGACGTGTAGGATCTCCTCCGCCCGCTCCCGCCACTGCATGTCGCCCGTAAGCGTGGCGAGGTCCTGGAAGAACAAGGCGGCCACCGCGTTGGCGCCGGGCGTGGGGGCGTCCTGGATCGGCTTGTAGGGGACCTCCAGCGCCGGACCCC includes:
- a CDS encoding M20/M25/M40 family metallo-hydrolase, with protein sequence MKDVFDHIERNADDYLAQLQRLVRQPSVAAQGIGIEECAHLVARMLEEAGARTQVLRLEGAAPLVYGEIPGHASKTLLIYEHYDVQPPEPLEEWQSDPFDPQIRNGKLYGRGVADTKGNLVARLSAIRALHDVRGRIPVTVKFLVEGEEEIGSVNLPRYAHHHASLFRADGCLWESGGKDHQETPNLYLGVKGICYVELRARAANRDLHSSLATIVPNPAWRLVWALGTLKDRQENILIEGFYDDVAEPTPDELQELRRIAAQRDDQALLRDLELDRYLLGLSGLELLKRHLYQPTCTICGLVSGYTGAGSKTVLPKVARAKLDFRLVPNQRADDVLAKLRAHLSRHGFGDIEVDELGLENPAKTPMDSEIARVVANAAREVYGREPIVYPLMAATGPMDVVCAQFGTPAVGAGIGYPGTNVHAPNENIRIRDYVDGIKHVALILELYGR
- a CDS encoding DUF309 domain-containing protein, which encodes MYIRLKHALSELTLEAVATPHQARCTAWLGAYAAIASAGEAVSLSTVRVSARQLAAPIGWRLDPADLRPATRRRILWRGGDRIALPRAHRPHWGYFAPQARRLYRAVAHLHRHPSHDRLPDVLYRGLVLLDCGLFFSCHEYFEGVWRQMQGPDRAFYHGLIQVGAAFYHHEKGNRHGAVTLLRRAVDKLTPYASGCLGLDVAGLIRALRPWEDRFARGEPSPYPVFVIGSPPSTYDACQKTGGP